TCGCTAATTTTAATTTCATCCAAAAATCCCACAAAACAATTCCTGCAGCCACCGCTATATTAAAGCTATGCTTAGTCCCGAACTGCGGTATTTCAATAGCCCGATCCCCCAATGGAAATAAATTACTCTGAATTCCCTCCACCTCATTCCCGAACACGAGTGCATATTTTTTTTCTTTGGATGGAAAAAATACATTGAGAGAAATGCTTTGAGTTGTTTGCTCAATGAAACAAACTTCATAACCCTGCTGCTTTAACTCTTCCAGAGCATCGTGTGTTTCATGAAAATATCT
This DNA window, taken from Chitinophagales bacterium, encodes the following:
- a CDS encoding RNA methyltransferase, producing the protein MRKLEMEELNRMSVDEYKNLLQLPVVVVMDNVRSGHNVGSVFRTGDAFRVATLYLCGITATPPNREVMKTALGSSDSVPWRYFHETHDALEELKQQGYEVCFIEQTTQSISLNVFFPSKEKKYALVFGNEVEGIQSNLFPLGDRAIEIPQFGTKHSFNIAVAAGIVLWDFWMKLKLAI